A genomic stretch from Candidatus Saccharimonadales bacterium includes:
- a CDS encoding Fic family protein encodes MKDYSPVYKITPVITSLVYKIAQDLERINIIREQVLTPRLRRENRIKTIRSSLYIEANTLSFEQVADVIDGKPVVGPAHDIQEVKSAIEAYNQLLECNPYSVKDLLYEHGLITKDTVKESGTFRSHGVGVFAGDAPIHVAPPAEQVPLLVEQLLEWVKDSDLPQIIKSCIFHYEFEFIHPFADGNGRMGRMWQTLLLYQENSVFGWLPVETIIAKRQEEYYTAIQRSTKENDSAIFAEFMLTALAKAVAEFKNNQGVVGKSLDAPLGKTEQAVLAAIMSNPYATYQEIADKISKTSKTVQRTFASLKDRGLISRVGSDKTGHWVSHEN; translated from the coding sequence ATGAAGGACTACTCGCCCGTTTATAAAATAACGCCAGTAATAACCAGTCTGGTCTATAAAATCGCTCAGGATTTAGAGCGGATTAACATTATCCGTGAGCAGGTCCTTACACCTCGCCTTCGTCGCGAAAACCGTATTAAGACCATCCGCTCGTCACTATACATAGAGGCAAACACGCTAAGCTTTGAGCAGGTCGCCGATGTCATAGATGGCAAGCCTGTCGTTGGCCCAGCCCACGATATCCAAGAAGTTAAAAGCGCCATCGAAGCATACAATCAGCTGCTCGAATGTAATCCATACAGTGTTAAAGACTTACTATACGAGCATGGGCTAATAACCAAGGACACTGTTAAAGAATCCGGCACATTCCGAAGCCACGGCGTAGGCGTGTTTGCCGGTGATGCTCCAATCCATGTAGCCCCACCGGCAGAACAAGTCCCGCTACTTGTCGAGCAATTACTGGAGTGGGTGAAGGATAGCGACTTGCCGCAAATAATAAAATCTTGTATCTTTCATTACGAATTTGAATTCATCCATCCGTTCGCCGATGGCAATGGTAGGATGGGGCGAATGTGGCAAACCCTGCTTCTATACCAAGAAAATTCGGTATTTGGATGGTTACCGGTCGAGACGATTATCGCGAAACGGCAGGAGGAATACTACACGGCAATCCAGCGTTCGACCAAAGAAAACGACAGCGCCATCTTTGCCGAGTTTATGCTGACAGCGCTGGCCAAAGCGGTGGCGGAGTTCAAGAATAACCAAGGCGTGGTAGGAAAGTCCCTCGATGCCCCTTTGGGTAAAACCGAGCAAGCAGTACTCGCGGCGATTATGAGCAATCCATACGCTACCTATCAAGAGATTGCTGATAAAATTAGTAAAACGTCGAAGACCGTACAGCGTACATTCGCCAGCTTAAAAGATCGCGGACTTATATCCCGGGTAGGTTCGGACAAGACCGGGCATTGGGTAAGTCATGAGAACTAA